A genomic stretch from Arthrobacter sp. KBS0702 includes:
- the hisB gene encoding imidazoleglycerol-phosphate dehydratase HisB has translation MSNTGTAAAEARTARLERTTSESSVLVEIDLDGTGVSDISTSVPFYDHMLTALSKHSLIDMTVKATGDTHIDVHHTVEDVAITFGEVLRTALGNKAGIRRFGEATVPLDEALAHAVVDVSGRPYLVHAGEPAGQEYHLIGGHFTGSLTRHVFEAITLHAGICLHMNVTAGRDPHHIVEAQFKAFARALRAAVEPDPRVEGIPSTKGAL, from the coding sequence ATGAGCAACACCGGAACTGCCGCTGCCGAGGCCCGGACCGCACGCCTCGAACGGACCACCAGCGAGTCGTCCGTGCTGGTCGAGATCGACCTCGACGGCACCGGCGTCTCGGACATCAGCACGTCGGTGCCGTTCTACGACCACATGCTGACGGCGCTGAGCAAGCACTCCCTGATCGACATGACGGTCAAGGCCACCGGTGACACCCACATTGATGTCCACCACACCGTGGAAGACGTCGCCATCACCTTCGGCGAGGTCCTGCGCACCGCCCTGGGGAACAAGGCCGGCATCCGCCGCTTCGGCGAGGCCACGGTGCCGCTCGACGAGGCGCTCGCACACGCCGTCGTCGACGTCTCCGGCCGGCCCTACCTCGTGCACGCCGGAGAACCGGCGGGCCAGGAATACCACCTCATCGGCGGCCACTTCACCGGGTCCCTGACCCGGCACGTTTTCGAGGCGATCACCCTGCACGCCGGCATCTGCCTGCACATGAACGTCACCGCCGGCCGGGATCCGCACCACATCGTCGAGGCGCAGTTCAAGGCCTTTGCCCGGGCCCTCCGCGCGGCTGTTGAGCCGGATCCCCGGGTCGAGGGCATTCCCTCCACCAAGGGTGCGCTGTGA
- a CDS encoding histidinol-phosphate transaminase, protein MTDQLERLNRLPLRTNLRGLRPYGAPQLDVPILLNVNENTHGVPDDVRAAIAEAVTEAAAGLNRYPDREFTELREGLAEYLGHGLDAANIWAANGSNEVLQQILQAFGGPGRTALGFPPTYSMYPLLAAGTDTEYIVGVRADDYGLSAESAARQVRELKPNVVFLCSPNNPTGTGLGLDVVEAVYEAGEASQTIVIVDEAYHEFAHDGTPSALTLLPGRERLIVSRTMSKAFALAGARLGYMAAAPEVTDALRLVRLPYHLSAITQATALAALRHRVALMADVEDIKRQRDRIVSELTRMGLKPAASDSNYVFFGGLDNPHETWQGLLDAGVLIRDVGIPGHLRVTAGTETETTAFLHALERILTGHEAQSA, encoded by the coding sequence GTGACTGACCAGCTAGAGCGCCTCAACCGACTGCCCCTCCGGACCAATCTGCGGGGGTTGCGGCCTTACGGCGCGCCCCAGCTGGATGTTCCGATCTTGCTGAACGTCAACGAAAACACCCATGGCGTCCCGGACGACGTCCGCGCGGCCATCGCAGAGGCAGTGACCGAGGCTGCCGCCGGGCTGAACCGGTACCCTGACCGCGAGTTCACCGAATTGCGGGAAGGGCTGGCCGAGTATCTCGGCCACGGCCTCGACGCCGCCAACATCTGGGCCGCCAACGGCTCCAACGAAGTCCTCCAGCAAATCCTCCAGGCCTTCGGCGGTCCGGGCCGCACTGCGCTCGGGTTCCCTCCCACGTACTCCATGTACCCGCTGCTGGCCGCCGGCACGGACACCGAGTACATCGTGGGGGTGCGTGCCGACGACTACGGGCTCAGTGCCGAATCGGCCGCCCGGCAGGTACGGGAGCTGAAACCCAACGTTGTCTTCCTCTGCTCTCCGAACAACCCCACGGGCACCGGTCTGGGTCTCGACGTCGTCGAGGCCGTCTACGAGGCCGGGGAAGCCAGCCAGACCATCGTGATCGTCGACGAGGCCTACCACGAGTTCGCCCACGACGGTACGCCCAGCGCCCTGACGTTGCTGCCCGGACGCGAGCGGCTGATCGTGTCCCGGACCATGAGCAAGGCCTTTGCCCTGGCCGGCGCGCGGCTGGGCTACATGGCGGCCGCGCCGGAGGTCACCGATGCCCTGCGCCTGGTCCGGCTGCCATACCACCTGTCCGCCATCACGCAGGCCACTGCGCTGGCCGCGCTGCGCCACCGCGTGGCCCTGATGGCCGATGTTGAAGACATCAAGCGCCAGCGGGACCGAATCGTCTCGGAGCTGACCCGGATGGGACTGAAACCGGCCGCTTCGGATTCGAACTACGTGTTCTTCGGCGGCCTCGACAACCCGCACGAGACCTGGCAGGGGCTGCTGGACGCCGGTGTGCTGATCCGCGACGTCGGAATCCCCGGCCACCTGCGCGTGACCGCCGGTACTGAGACGGAAACCACAGCGTTTCTGCACGCGCTCGAACGCATCCTGACCGGCCACGAAGCACAGTCCGCCTAG
- the lexA gene encoding transcriptional repressor LexA yields MAAQAAGGRAAQRSPQAGRAPKGLTVRQKKILETIQRSVTDNGYPPSMREIGDTVGLASLSSVTHQLSQLEKLGYLRRDPKRPRAMEVLLPLTLDEGATKVSGVAKSTGLRAVGGVAVSELASATDTAMVPFVGRIAAGGPILADQVVEDVMPLPRQLVGHGELFMLRVAGDSMIDAAICDGDWVVVRRQNDAVNGDIVAALLDDEATVKTFRQRDGHTWLLPQNTQYEPILGDHAVIMGKVVSVLRSL; encoded by the coding sequence ATGGCAGCACAAGCCGCCGGCGGGAGGGCCGCCCAGCGGAGCCCCCAGGCCGGCCGGGCGCCGAAGGGCCTCACCGTCCGGCAAAAGAAGATCCTGGAGACCATCCAGCGGTCCGTGACCGACAACGGCTACCCGCCCTCGATGCGCGAGATCGGCGACACCGTCGGCCTCGCCAGCCTCTCCAGCGTCACCCATCAGCTCTCGCAGTTGGAAAAGCTCGGTTACCTGCGGAGGGACCCCAAACGGCCCCGCGCCATGGAAGTCCTTTTGCCCCTGACGCTCGACGAGGGTGCCACCAAGGTCTCCGGGGTGGCGAAGTCCACCGGCCTGCGGGCCGTCGGCGGCGTTGCGGTCTCGGAACTCGCCAGTGCCACCGACACCGCAATGGTGCCCTTCGTGGGCCGGATCGCCGCCGGCGGCCCGATCCTGGCCGACCAGGTGGTGGAGGACGTGATGCCGCTGCCGCGCCAGCTGGTGGGCCACGGCGAATTGTTCATGCTTCGGGTGGCCGGCGACTCGATGATCGACGCCGCCATCTGCGACGGCGACTGGGTGGTCGTCCGCCGCCAGAACGACGCCGTCAACGGCGACATCGTGGCTGCCTTGCTCGACGACGAGGCAACGGTCAAGACGTTCCGCCAGCGCGACGGCCACACCTGGCTGCTCCCGCAGAACACCCAGTACGAGCCGATCCTCGGCGACCATGCCGTCATCATGGGAAAAGTCGTCTCGGTGCTTCGCTCCCTCTAG
- a CDS encoding LysM peptidoglycan-binding domain-containing protein produces the protein MSAVSAISGSQVSVPVQASRFEAFGPHGIFDGQEASRGQRAVPAVAPRQAPLRLTRRGRFVFFGLPLILLAALVLSLAGFLNAPAKAADSTAELSLTPTVTVTVQPGESLWAIAGAVAPERDPRDVVADIVQLNNLDAARVIPGQQLYVPSR, from the coding sequence ATGTCAGCAGTAAGCGCTATTTCCGGTTCACAGGTTTCCGTTCCCGTGCAGGCGTCACGGTTCGAGGCTTTCGGCCCGCACGGCATCTTCGACGGGCAGGAAGCCAGCCGCGGGCAGCGGGCTGTGCCTGCCGTTGCGCCCAGGCAGGCGCCGCTGCGGCTGACCCGCCGGGGCCGCTTCGTCTTCTTCGGCCTGCCGTTGATTCTGCTGGCTGCCCTCGTCCTTTCGCTCGCCGGTTTCCTGAATGCGCCGGCCAAAGCCGCCGACTCGACCGCGGAGCTCTCGCTCACCCCTACGGTCACCGTGACGGTCCAGCCGGGGGAGTCGCTGTGGGCCATCGCCGGCGCAGTGGCACCGGAGCGCGACCCCCGCGACGTGGTCGCCGACATTGTGCAGCTCAACAACCTCGATGCCGCCCGCGTTATCCCCGGCCAGCAGCTCTACGTGCCCTCCAGGTAA
- the priA gene encoding bifunctional 1-(5-phosphoribosyl)-5-((5-phosphoribosylamino)methylideneamino)imidazole-4-carboxamide isomerase/phosphoribosylanthranilate isomerase PriA, with the protein MTTETPLPVLELLPAVDVVNGQAVRLVQGEAGSETSYGTPLEAALNWQEQGAEWVHLVDLDAAFGRGSNAELLREVVGRLDIKVELSGGLRDDESLEKALDLGVARVNLGTAALENPEWTSRVIERFGDKIAVGLDVRGTTLAGRGWTKEGGDLWDVLGRLEEAGCARYVVTDVTKDGTLQGPNVELLRQMVERTGKPVVASGGISSLEDLKVLRSLVPLGVEGAIIGKALYNGNFTLPEALDIAGRR; encoded by the coding sequence ATGACCACCGAAACCCCGCTGCCGGTACTCGAGCTGCTCCCCGCCGTCGACGTCGTCAACGGCCAGGCCGTGCGCCTGGTCCAGGGCGAAGCCGGCAGCGAAACCAGCTACGGCACTCCGCTGGAGGCAGCGCTCAACTGGCAGGAACAGGGCGCCGAATGGGTCCACCTGGTGGACCTCGATGCAGCCTTCGGCCGTGGCTCCAACGCCGAACTGCTGCGCGAGGTCGTCGGGCGGCTGGACATCAAAGTCGAACTCTCCGGCGGCCTGCGCGACGACGAGTCGCTGGAAAAGGCCCTCGACCTCGGTGTGGCCCGGGTGAACCTCGGCACCGCCGCGCTGGAGAATCCCGAGTGGACGTCCCGTGTGATCGAGCGTTTCGGCGACAAGATCGCCGTCGGCCTCGACGTCCGCGGCACCACCCTCGCCGGCCGCGGCTGGACCAAAGAGGGCGGCGACCTCTGGGACGTGCTCGGCCGCCTCGAGGAAGCCGGCTGCGCCCGCTACGTCGTCACCGACGTCACCAAGGACGGCACCCTGCAGGGCCCCAACGTCGAGCTGCTGCGCCAAATGGTGGAGAGGACCGGCAAGCCTGTTGTAGCCTCCGGCGGCATCTCCAGCCTCGAGGACCTCAAAGTCCTGCGCTCCCTGGTACCGCTCGGGGTCGAGGGCGCCATCATCGGCAAGGCCCTCTACAACGGCAACTTCACGCTGCCCGAAGCCCTCGACATCGCCGGCCGCCGCTAG
- a CDS encoding SseB family protein encodes MEHNPLSKGTLPEHRQPGGRPLPGHIAAALAGTGGATDSAGQPWAGRSLSGDDAKIHNFEDDDGAADAGYLAALDALAAGTGDEAAVVASLATARVFVPIVARLAEEGEGVAGQEGKKQHGEELQGDKQADMALVTLQAPDGRTALPVFTSARALAAWHAEARPVAVYAARAALSAVAEGAELLVLDPGSAATFVVRRPAVWALARQHGWTPSYSDPAVAEAVASAAAGLPALRRVEILPGGGVASAQAGGGQLPGGGAGPELRMVLYLEDGLDAAAVQSLVAGLNNALARNETFAERVDSIDIKLQRAAP; translated from the coding sequence ATGGAGCACAACCCCCTGTCTAAGGGAACATTGCCCGAGCACCGCCAGCCCGGCGGACGCCCCTTGCCCGGCCACATCGCCGCCGCCCTCGCCGGCACCGGGGGCGCGACGGACTCCGCCGGCCAGCCCTGGGCCGGCCGCAGCCTCAGCGGTGACGACGCCAAGATCCACAACTTCGAGGACGACGACGGCGCCGCCGACGCCGGCTACCTGGCCGCGCTGGACGCCCTCGCCGCCGGCACCGGGGACGAGGCAGCAGTGGTGGCATCGCTGGCTACCGCGCGCGTCTTCGTGCCGATCGTGGCCCGGCTTGCCGAAGAAGGCGAGGGCGTGGCCGGCCAGGAGGGCAAGAAACAGCACGGGGAGGAACTGCAGGGCGACAAACAGGCGGACATGGCCCTCGTGACCCTGCAGGCCCCCGACGGCCGGACCGCGCTGCCGGTCTTCACCTCTGCCCGGGCCCTGGCGGCCTGGCACGCGGAGGCGAGGCCCGTGGCGGTCTACGCGGCGCGGGCCGCGCTCTCCGCCGTCGCCGAGGGGGCCGAACTGCTGGTCCTCGACCCCGGCTCGGCTGCCACCTTTGTGGTGCGCCGGCCCGCCGTCTGGGCCCTGGCCCGGCAGCACGGCTGGACGCCGAGCTACAGCGATCCGGCGGTGGCCGAGGCTGTCGCCAGCGCGGCGGCTGGTCTTCCGGCGCTCCGGCGCGTTGAGATCCTTCCCGGCGGGGGAGTGGCATCGGCGCAGGCCGGCGGCGGCCAGCTCCCCGGCGGGGGCGCCGGTCCGGAGCTGCGGATGGTGCTGTACCTTGAAGACGGGCTCGACGCCGCCGCGGTGCAGTCCCTCGTGGCCGGGCTGAACAACGCTCTGGCCCGGAATGAAACATTTGCCGAGCGGGTTGACTCGATCGACATCAAGTTGCAGCGCGCAGCACCCTAG
- the hisH gene encoding imidazole glycerol phosphate synthase subunit HisH: MSGKVLQDGAIIDPDAHRKPASPDGKPTVTVLDYGSGNVRSAVRALERAGAEVILSAKPEDVLNADGLVVPGVGAFETVMNELKAVDAVRMIGRRVAGGRPVLAICVGLQVLFEAGVEHGTVAEGMGEWPGKVELLPADVVPHMGWNTVTVPEGSRLFAGVENERFYFVHSYGVQHWDFDVIQPRMKAPLVTWSEHGAPFIAAVENGPLCATQFHPEKSGDAGARLLRNWVDGLRSSATTSAAEAGTAQPGTPEQTA; encoded by the coding sequence GTGAGCGGCAAAGTTCTCCAGGACGGCGCGATCATCGACCCTGACGCCCACCGGAAGCCCGCGTCGCCCGACGGTAAGCCCACGGTCACCGTGCTGGACTACGGTTCGGGTAACGTCCGATCGGCCGTGCGCGCCCTCGAGCGTGCCGGCGCCGAGGTCATCCTCAGCGCCAAGCCGGAAGATGTGCTCAACGCCGACGGGCTCGTCGTCCCCGGCGTCGGGGCCTTCGAAACCGTCATGAACGAGCTCAAGGCCGTCGACGCCGTCCGGATGATCGGACGCCGGGTCGCCGGCGGCCGGCCCGTGCTGGCGATCTGCGTCGGACTCCAGGTCTTGTTTGAGGCCGGCGTCGAACACGGCACCGTCGCCGAGGGCATGGGGGAGTGGCCCGGCAAGGTCGAGCTGCTGCCGGCCGACGTGGTGCCGCACATGGGCTGGAATACCGTCACCGTGCCGGAGGGCTCCCGGCTCTTTGCCGGCGTCGAGAACGAGCGCTTCTACTTCGTGCACTCCTACGGTGTGCAGCACTGGGATTTCGACGTGATCCAGCCGCGCATGAAGGCGCCGCTCGTCACCTGGTCCGAACACGGTGCCCCGTTCATCGCAGCGGTGGAAAACGGTCCGCTCTGCGCCACCCAGTTCCACCCCGAAAAGTCCGGCGACGCCGGCGCGCGCCTGCTCCGCAACTGGGTGGACGGTCTGCGCAGCAGCGCCACCACCAGTGCCGCCGAGGCCGGAACAGCCCAGCCTGGCACCCCGGAACAGACCGCCTAG